GGATGACCGGGGTGAGGTCGAACTCGCCGCTGCACTCCGTGGCGGCGCACCGCATGTGGAAGTACGCGGGGCTGTCGGGATAGACGTTGACCGTCCTGTCCATCAGGACCGAGTCCGTCTCGGAGAAGGTGGTCCGGTGGTAGTAGGTCATCTGAATCACGATCTTCGAGACCTGGGGGAACCGCTCCGAAACGAGGCCCGCTTCGGCCTTCTTCTGGTTCAGTTCCTGCCTCCTCTGAAGAGCATGCCTGTTCATGGGGTACCTCCTGTTGTTACCTGTGCTGGGCCTGCCTGGCGGGCTTCCGTCTCCCGGGCCTCTGCCCGTTGCGGCGCGGGGCGCTCCGGGGGCGCGGGGGCATGGGGGCGTCGTACTCGAAGCCCTCCACCTCGCAGCAGGGCATCTCCACCGCCATGTCCCGCTCGAAGTCCCGGATGGCGGTTGCCTCGTCCTGGGTGACCAGGGTGAGGGCCCTGCCGGTCTGCTCGGCCCTGCCCGTCCTTCCGATACGGTGGGTGTAGGTGTCCGCCGTGTCGGGTACGTCGTAGTTGACCACGTGGGATATGCTCAGGACGTCCATGCCCCTGGCGGCGATGTCCGTGGCCACCAGTATCTGGTACTTCCTGTCCCTGAACCCCTGGAGGGCCGCCTGCCGCTTTTTCTGGGGCATGCCCCCTTCCAGGGAGGCCACGCTGAACCCGGCCCTCTTGAGCTGCCCGGCCAGGCGGTTCGTCCGCATCCGGCTCCGGGTGAAGACCAGCACGGAGTCGGTCTCCTCGGAGCGGAGAAGCTCGATGAGAAGCCGTGTTTTCAGGTGCCCCTCCACGGGATAGACATAATGGGAGACGGTCTCCACGGGCCGCGAATGGTTGAGGGAAACGCTCACCGGGTCCTGCATGAACTCACGGGCCAGCCTGAGGATGTCCTCGGGCATGGTGGCCGAGAACAGGAGCGTCTGCCTCTGGCGGGGGACCCGCTTGACGATGCGCCGGATGTCGGGCTCAAAGCCCATGTCCAGCATGCGGTCGGCCTCGTCCAGGACCAGCACCTTCACCGTGGAGAGGTCCACCTTGCCCTGGCCCATGTGGTCCAGAAGGCGGCCCGGACAGGCCACCACGATGTCCACGCCCGAATGGAGCCTGTCCAGCTGGGGCTTCATGCCCACCCCGCCGTAGATGGCCATGCTCCTCAGGCGGGTCTTCAGCCCCAGGGAGGCGATCTCTCCCCGGGTCTGCTCGGCGAGCTCCCGCGTGGGGGAGAGCACCAGGGCCTGTATCTTTCTCTGGGGGCTCCGTATGAGCCGCTGAAGGATGGGCAGCACAAAGGCCGCCGTCTTGCCGGTGCCCGTCTGGGCCAGGCCCACGACGTCGCGGCCTGCGAGGACATGGGGCATCGCCTCAAGCTGAATCGGCGTGGGGGTGATGTAACCGGCTGATGTGACGCCCTTGAGGATGCGCGGGTCGAAACCGAAAGATTCAAAATTCATGGAAAGCACTCCTGGCAGATATGAGCCAAGAGTGGCTCTCAGCTCGACTGCATTTAGATTTTCCTGTTATTATAGCACCTTTTGACGTTTTTTGCTTGATTCGGGGCAGGCTGCCAGCCCCGGGCCGGAGAGGCCCCCGCAAACACCCCCGGAAGATGCGCCATGCCCTTTCTCATGCTCCTCTGGGTTGATAACGCGCCCCCCTTTGTCCCTTGCCGCCCGGAGGGCCGAAAATCTCCAAAATTCAAAGGCTTATGGGTGGCTTTTGGGTCCCCCGATATGGTAAAATTAAAGGATTTCCAAGAACCCTCAACAAAGGAGACATAGATGTCCCAGTTGCCCATAAGCATAGAAGAGGAGATGAAGGTCTCCTACCTGGACTACGCCATGAGCGTCATCATCGGGCGGGCGCTGCCCGATGTGCGGGACGGCCTGAAGCCGGTGCAGCGGCGCATCCTCTACGCCATGCTCCGCGAGGGGCTGACCCCGGGGAAAAAGTTCTCTAAGAGCGCCGGCGTGGTGGGCGAGGTCCTGAAGAAGTACCACCCCCACGGAGACAGCGCCGTCTACGACGCCATGGTCCGCCTGGCCCAGGACTTCAACATGCGCCACCCCCTGGTGGACGGGCAGGGCAACTTCGGGAGCATCGACGGCGACCCCGCCGCCGCGTACCGGTACACGGAGGCCCGCCTGGCCAAGATTGCCGAGGACCTGCTGGCCGACATCGACAAGGAGACCGTGGACTTCGTCCCCAACTTCGACGAGACCGTGCAGGAGCCGGAGGTCCTGCCCTCCCGGGTGCCCAACCTGCTGGTCAACGGCGCGGCCGGCATCGCCGTGGGCATGGCCACCAACATCCCGCCCCATAACCTGGGGGAGGTGGTGGACGCCCTGCTCATTCTTCTTAGAAACCCCCAGGCAAAAGTGGACGACCTGATGCAGGCCGTCCGGGGGCCGGACTTCCCCACGGGGGGCATCATCAACGGCACCCAGGGCATCATCGACGCCTACAGAAACGGCCGCGGGGTCATCCGCGTGCGGGCCCGCACCCGCGTGGAGCGGCAAAAGGACCGCGACATCATCGTGGTGACCGAAATCCCCTACATGGTGAACAAGGCGAGCCTCATCAAGAAGATTGCCGACCTCGCCCGGGCCAAGAAGATAGAGGGCATCAGCGAGCTGAGGGACGAGTCCGACCGGGAGGGCATCCGCGTGGTCATCGAGCTGAAGCGCGGGGAGATGCCCGAGGTGGTCCTGAACAACCTGTTCAAGCACACCCAGATGGAGGCCCCCTTCGGCATCATCATGCTGGCCCTGGTGGGAAACCAGCCCCACATCCTGAACCTCAAGCGCGTGTTGAACCTCTTCCTCTCCCACAGGCGCGACGTGGTCGTCCGAAGGACGCGCTACGAACTGAGAAAGGCCGAGGAAAGGGCCCACGTCCTGGAAGGCCTGGTCAAGGCTTTGGACCACCTGGACGAGGTCATCGCCCTCATCCGGGGCTCCTCTACCCCCGAGGAGGCCAGGGCGGGCCTCATGGGGGGCTACGGTCTCACCCAGGTGCAGGCGCAGGCCATCCTGGACATGAGGCTCCAGCGCCTGACCGGCCTTGAGCGGGAGAAAATCGTGGCCGAGTACCGCGACACCCTCAAGGAGATAGAGCGCCTCCGGGCCATCCTGGCCAGCGAGCAGCTGGTGGACCGCATCGTGGGGGAGGAGCTCCTGGAGGTCAAGAAAAAGTACGCCGACGAGCGGCGCACCGAGATACTGCCCGAGGCCCAGGAGATAGACATCGAGGACATGATAGCCGAGGAGGAGATGGTCATCACCGTCTCGCATAACGGCTACATCAAGCGAAACCCCCTGTCCACCTACCGCGCCCAGCGCAGGGGGGGCAAGGGCCTCACCGGCATGGTCACCCGCGAGGAGGACTACGTCGAGCACCTCTATATCGGCAACACCCACGACTACATGCTGTTCTTCTCAAACAGGGGGAAGCTCTACTGGAAGAAGATATACGAGATACCCGAGGCCGGGCGCACGGCCCGGGGGAAGGCCATGGTGAACCTTCTGCCCCTCGGCCAGGGCGAGGTGGTGACCACGGCGCTTCCCGTGCGGGACTTCACCAAGGGCTACCTGGTGCAGTACACCAGGCGGGGGCTGGTCAAGCGCACGCCCCTTGAGGACTACAGCAACCCCCGGAGCACCGGCATCATCGCCCTCACCCTCAAGGAGGGCGACGAGCTCATCGCCGTCAGCCTGACCGAAGGCAGCAGCGACCTCTTCATGAGCACCCGGGGCGGCCTGGCCATCCGGTTCCCCGAGGAGGACGTCCGGAGCATGGGGCGCACGGCCACCGGGGTCATCGGCATCCGCCTGCGCGAGGGCGACAAGGTGGTCTCGGCCGGGGTGGCCTATCCCAGGACATCGCTCCTCACCGTCACCGAAAGGGGCATGGGCAAGCGCACCCGCATCGAGGACTA
This Nitrospirota bacterium DNA region includes the following protein-coding sequences:
- a CDS encoding DEAD/DEAH box helicase; the protein is MNFESFGFDPRILKGVTSAGYITPTPIQLEAMPHVLAGRDVVGLAQTGTGKTAAFVLPILQRLIRSPQRKIQALVLSPTRELAEQTRGEIASLGLKTRLRSMAIYGGVGMKPQLDRLHSGVDIVVACPGRLLDHMGQGKVDLSTVKVLVLDEADRMLDMGFEPDIRRIVKRVPRQRQTLLFSATMPEDILRLAREFMQDPVSVSLNHSRPVETVSHYVYPVEGHLKTRLLIELLRSEETDSVLVFTRSRMRTNRLAGQLKRAGFSVASLEGGMPQKKRQAALQGFRDRKYQILVATDIAARGMDVLSISHVVNYDVPDTADTYTHRIGRTGRAEQTGRALTLVTQDEATAIRDFERDMAVEMPCCEVEGFEYDAPMPPRPRSAPRRNGQRPGRRKPARQAQHR
- the gyrA gene encoding DNA gyrase subunit A, coding for MSQLPISIEEEMKVSYLDYAMSVIIGRALPDVRDGLKPVQRRILYAMLREGLTPGKKFSKSAGVVGEVLKKYHPHGDSAVYDAMVRLAQDFNMRHPLVDGQGNFGSIDGDPAAAYRYTEARLAKIAEDLLADIDKETVDFVPNFDETVQEPEVLPSRVPNLLVNGAAGIAVGMATNIPPHNLGEVVDALLILLRNPQAKVDDLMQAVRGPDFPTGGIINGTQGIIDAYRNGRGVIRVRARTRVERQKDRDIIVVTEIPYMVNKASLIKKIADLARAKKIEGISELRDESDREGIRVVIELKRGEMPEVVLNNLFKHTQMEAPFGIIMLALVGNQPHILNLKRVLNLFLSHRRDVVVRRTRYELRKAEERAHVLEGLVKALDHLDEVIALIRGSSTPEEARAGLMGGYGLTQVQAQAILDMRLQRLTGLEREKIVAEYRDTLKEIERLRAILASEQLVDRIVGEELLEVKKKYADERRTEILPEAQEIDIEDMIAEEEMVITVSHNGYIKRNPLSTYRAQRRGGKGLTGMVTREEDYVEHLYIGNTHDYMLFFSNRGKLYWKKIYEIPEAGRTARGKAMVNLLPLGQGEVVTTALPVRDFTKGYLVQYTRRGLVKRTPLEDYSNPRSTGIIALTLKEGDELIAVSLTEGSSDLFMSTRGGLAIRFPEEDVRSMGRTATGVIGIRLREGDKVVSAGVAYPRTSLLTVTERGMGKRTRIEDYPTQGRGGKGVINIKLSKKGGKAVGVLRIRDDYDVVMISNAGQIIRTGAS